In Desulfofustis limnaeus, the genomic stretch AAGATCGTATACTTATAGCCAGACTATATGATCTAGATAAAGATTTGATGCCTTGGAATGCTTTGCAGAAGCTAGGTTGGCAGAGATCAAAAATCAAGGAGTTGCTAGAATCATTTTGTATAATAAATGTTGGAACGATTGATTCAATTACTTTTTACGAAATTGAACAGTGTATTTCACAAAATTCCAAGCACTAATTTTATTTTTAAGGCTTTTTGCTTCTCTTAATAATATACAATGGTCTTTGCTTGGTTTCAGTAAACATCCTTCCCAGATATTCTCCAATTATACCGATACAAATAAGCTGAATCCCTCCTAAAAATAGTATCACAACCATCAAGGATGGATAGCCTGGAACAGGATCACCGTAAATTAATGTTTTTGCAATTACGAAAATACCGTATAAAAATGCTCCGAAGGCTATCATCAGACCTAAATAGGAAGATATTTTTAAGGGTGCTACAGTAAATGAAGTGATACCGTCAATTGCAAAATTCCATAATTTTACATAGTCCCATTTTGATTTTCCCGCAAATCTAGAATCTCTTCGATAAAGAATTTCCTTTTGCGAAAACCCTATCCACGCAAACAATCCTTTCATGAACCGGTTTCGCTCTCGCAAAAGCAGTAATGAGTCTAACGGTTCCCTACTTAACAGTCTAAAATCACCTGTGTCTTGCGGTATTGTGATTTTGCTAAAATATTTTATAATTCTATAGAATAAGAAAGCGGTTGATCTTTTTAATATTGTTTCACCTTCTCTAGCGATTCGCTTTGCATAGACTACTTGATATCCTTCTTCCCATTCTTTCAGCATATCATGGATTAGTTCTGGAGGATCCTGTAAGTCAGCATCTATAACTATTATTGCTTCACCTTTAGCATTATCTAAACCTGCAGTTAAAGCAATTTCTTTGCCAAAATTTCTACTCAAGTGATACAATCGAACTCTTTGATCTTCTTGAGAAATATTATTAAGTACATTTATCGTGCAATCAGTACTCCCGTCATTTACATATAATATTTCTGACCTATACGCTATTGTATTTAGTACGTTAGAAAGCCTCTTATGAAATTCTAGCAAAACATCTTTTTCATTAAAAACTGGAACTACTATAGATATCAATTCATCCTTATTTGAATTGCTCTTAATATCCTGCATATAACACCTCCAGAAAAAGTATCCGAGTGCTATGAATACTAATCTATTTACCCATAGATTTTTCTACGATAAGAATTAGCTAAAAATTACAGACTTTATCAATTCACAGAATTTTGAATTCATTGTAGACAAATTAAAATGAGACGCAACGTGCATTGAAGCTTGATTTCCCATTTTCTCCATCAATTGTCTATCCGAAACGAGCACACAGAATTTATTATATAAATCGTCAATATCTCGGTATTTATAAAATAATCCAGTTTTACCATCAATAATCTGTTCCAAATTTCCACCAACTGGTGGCGCTAATACTGGTAACCCTGCAGACATATATTCTAGAATTGCGAGAGAACATGCTTCAGCAGGCGAGGCATGAATCGCCAAATCTGCTCCTTGCAAAATGTCACCAACGTTGGAACAATGACCTAAACATCGAAAATAGTTGTGCATGTTATTGTTTTGTATTCTTTTTCTAAAATCATCTAGATCTGGACCTCCACCACAATGTATAAATTTAAATTCAATATTTGGCATCTTAGATCTTGTTAAGCCGGCAAATTCAATTAAAAAGTCTATTCCTTTGTAATAGCAGGCTCTTCCCGTTGTCACGACTACAATGTCATCTGAAGTAAAATTTAATTCATCTCGAATTTTTTTTCTAACAGATTTACTTCGAGTTACTGGATATATGCCATTTACTATTACATGACAAATTTTAGGGTCCAGACCTACAATATTAATTAATTTATTGTATACGTAATTTGACACAGCAATATAACAATCACAATGCGATTGCTTATTTCGGTAAATATTCTGTCGAAAAAATTTAATAATTTGTGATTTAGTTGTTTTTGTTCCGGGGCTATGATCATGATTGATAATATATTTCACACCGATTTTATGCAACTTATTATAAACATTACTAATATATGGACGATCAGATAAGTAAACTATTTCTATACTATTTTTTTTGATGAATCTTTCGAAATCATTCCAAGAATGGCTTCTGTACGTAGGAAATGTCAACTCAGAACAATTTATGTTCGATTCATGAATATGTTTAGGTAACTTATTAATTTTAGGATAAATTAAATATGTTTCCATGTTATGATTAAAAGCTATAATCGAGAATTGAATCCAAAAATTCTCCATCAACCACCACGCATAACCTACATCAGATTCATAATTAGCAACGAGAAGTACATTACCATTTCTATGCTTCATTTCCATGCTGATGCTCACAATTAAAAATAGTGTTATATTATAAAATATTTAGTGATTTAGTTAACTAGCAATTTTCATTTATCCATTTTTTGATTCTTTCGGATTAATTTTCCCGTTAAAATCAATTATGTTTTTACCTAATTGATTCTTTTTTCTTGTATCATTCTGTTTTGAAATTTCTTTCATGACATATATTTTTTAACAATTAAGTCATAATTTATTATACAATTTTAATATAATTTCTTGATCCTTTTCCATAATCCATTTTCCATCTTTGAAATATGCGGGACCATCAATAGTCCATTTATAAAATTTATTATTCATTATCATATCGCTTTTTCTGACAATTAACTCAGCCGAGGTAACGATTGAGTTTTCCTCAACATCTTTATATACTGTACAATTTGCTCCAATCCGACAATCGTTACCGATTGATATATTTCCGATAAGCGCAGCACCTGCTCCAATGTAAACGTTGTTGCCAATTGTAGGTGATCCTACCCTCTTTGAATTTGGTAATGAATTTGAACCTATCGTTACATTTTGAAAGATTACACAATTTGAACCAATTTTCGCACCACCCGAAATAAAAATTCCTTTAAAACCATGCGGAAAGCAAGATTGACCTGTAAAACGAGCGCTGTGTCCAATATAAAATCCATATTTTTTTTGATAGAGATAATAAATTGTCATACATATCTTTCGCTGCAACCCTCTAGGTCCATTAACTATTCTTTCTTTCAAATCCCAAAAGCCACCTAGAAGCCAAACAAGTATATCCATAGATATTAAATATAAAGTACAGATTTTAGGGCACCTTGAATAATGCCATTTTCAATAAACGCGTTGTTGCGCCGTAAAAATCTGCACTCATGAACACCGTTTTTCGTCAAACTATGACGGCCATGAGACGATTTTCTGCTCTCTTGATCTCACGTATCGCTCTTTCAGGAGCCGGTGAGCGCCTTCTACGTTCTGAAGGCGCACGTCTGCTGTTAAGCGGTGGCCAGCAGTGCAAAACGGCTCACATTGTAAGCCAAATTGCGCAAGCCGATCTTGGCCCTGATTCTGACCATGCCAATCCCGCGCATCAGTGTACTGCCGGTACGCATGGCCATCACCCCGAAGACATGTTCGACACGGCTACGGATCTTCGATCTGGTCCGATTCGCCTGGCGCTCTTCGTCGGTCAGCTTTCGGTGCCGGTTGCCCTTGAGCTGCAGGTGTTCTTGAAACCCTTGTTGTGCCAACTCCTGCAACGATTCTTCGGAACGGTACGCAGAATCGGCCCAGACGTCATTACTGGTATTTTCCGGGTCAAGCAGCTCGGTAAACACTTGACTGTCATGGACACTGGCGTCGGTGACCTCATAGCTGCGAATGAACTTGTGACCGACGTCGATACTGACATGGTTCTTGTAGCCAAAGAACGCTTTGCCGTTCTTCTTGGTCCAGCGGGCATCGGTATCTTTTTGCCGGCGTTTCGGTTCGTCCCATGAGGTGATGGGTGTGCCGGCTTTGATATCTTCGTTTTCTTCCCGGCTGTTGCGCTGAGTGGGAACGCGGATAATGGAGGCATCGACAATCTGGCCCTTTTGCGCACGAAAGCCATGCTCACGGAGGAACTGATCGAACTGGGTAAACAGCAGCTCCACCACGCCGGCTTTGGCCAGTTCATCCCGGAAGCGGAAGATGGTGGTGGCATCGGGCACCTTGGAACCTTCACGAATACCAAGGAACCGGGAAAACGAATAGCGATCAAGGATCTGATACTCCATGGCCTCGTCGGAGAGATTGTACAAAGACTGGAGAATCAGGATCTTGAACAGCAGGATTGGGTCGTAGCCCTTGGCACCGGCTGGAGATTTACGCGGTTTCTCAAGTGCACGGTTGATGAGGACACGGAACTGTTCCCAATCAACCACCTTATTGAGTTCGATCAGGGGATCACCGGCTTTATCGATCCGGGAGAGTCGCTTGTGATAATCGAAGAGGCCGAATTGTGTCATGGCGCTATCTCTGAAAAGGGGGAATGAAATGGTGATATCATAACCAACGTGTTGATATTAATATATTTTCAGAGATTTTTCGCTGATTTTTTTGAATAATTTGCCAGATTTTTAGCCCCTATTTTTCAAGGAACCCTTTAACTAGAGTATTTCAATTTTTGAAATCAATTATCTACCAAGTTAATAAAATTTATTCCGATTACATTCGATTAAATATTGTCAATTAATTTTTTTAAAAATGAAAATATTGCCGAATGCTGGACTTGGAATTTTGATAAATTCAAACCATATGTTATTGAATATATGTATTATTTTCTTTATAAATTTAGTATTTACTAACCAGTACAATTCAGTAAATTGTCCGGCATTTCTATTTACTAATTTCATCCCATGCTTTTCAAATTCTAGAACTAACCATTTTGCATTTGTCTGACGAGTCATCAGATCTCCTTCATCTGTTTTCTCCCAAAACTCAAGACCTGCACTGGTGTTTTTGATTTCAGCTTTCTCTTTTTTCAACAATCTTTTAAGCATCCGGATAGTGATAGCTTGTAACGAGTACATATTAGATTCACTAACTGCTATATATCCACCGTTTTTTACTATTCTACACATTTCAGCTATCGCTTTATCGATCTGTGGAATATGCATAAGCACTCCCCAAGAGATTAGATAGTCAATACTTTTATCAGAAAGTTTTATATCAGTCAAATTATGTTGTTGTAGATCGATGTGATTTTCATATTCTGTACCATTGATGCTATCACGCGCCATTGATAGTGCACTAGCAGAAATATCGATTCCCAACACACGATATCCAAAATCTACGATAATTTTAGACTTATAACAACTCCCACATCCTGCATCTACAATCGTATAGCCTTTAGGGGCTTTGAATATTCGAAATATTCTTTTAAAAGCACATCTATAAAAAAGATCATTGTCTCTTGTTCTATAATTAGTCGTCCACTCTTCATGAATTCGAGATAGCTGCAATGTATTTTCTGCTTCACTCGCTGAATATTTTTTCATTATAATCTCAAAATGTTATTAAATTTTAAAACACTTTTTCCATAATATAAAATTTACTACAGTCCAGATCATTTCAGAGTAATCTTTTTTACCAGATCGATGTTCTCGATATATTTTTAATAAATAATTCCGATCAAAATAATCTTGACCATCACTATCGAACATCGTGTCTTCTATCAACTCAGCCATACCTCCTTTAGATTGTAGCCAAGTCTTCAAAGGAACTCCAAATCCTGATTTTTTTCTATTCACTACCTCCATGGGTAAATACTTTTTGGCCACTTCCTTAACTAATAGTTTGCTCGTGTGTC encodes the following:
- a CDS encoding IS5 family transposase, with translation MTQFGLFDYHKRLSRIDKAGDPLIELNKVVDWEQFRVLINRALEKPRKSPAGAKGYDPILLFKILILQSLYNLSDEAMEYQILDRYSFSRFLGIREGSKVPDATTIFRFRDELAKAGVVELLFTQFDQFLREHGFRAQKGQIVDASIIRVPTQRNSREENEDIKAGTPITSWDEPKRRQKDTDARWTKKNGKAFFGYKNHVSIDVGHKFIRSYEVTDASVHDSQVFTELLDPENTSNDVWADSAYRSEESLQELAQQGFQEHLQLKGNRHRKLTDEERQANRTRSKIRSRVEHVFGVMAMRTGSTLMRGIGMVRIRAKIGLRNLAYNVSRFALLATA
- a CDS encoding class I SAM-dependent methyltransferase, with product MKKYSASEAENTLQLSRIHEEWTTNYRTRDNDLFYRCAFKRIFRIFKAPKGYTIVDAGCGSCYKSKIIVDFGYRVLGIDISASALSMARDSINGTEYENHIDLQQHNLTDIKLSDKSIDYLISWGVLMHIPQIDKAIAEMCRIVKNGGYIAVSESNMYSLQAITIRMLKRLLKKEKAEIKNTSAGLEFWEKTDEGDLMTRQTNAKWLVLEFEKHGMKLVNRNAGQFTELYWLVNTKFIKKIIHIFNNIWFEFIKIPSPAFGNIFIFKKIN
- a CDS encoding glycosyltransferase family 4 protein produces the protein MEMKHRNGNVLLVANYESDVGYAWWLMENFWIQFSIIAFNHNMETYLIYPKINKLPKHIHESNINCSELTFPTYRSHSWNDFERFIKKNSIEIVYLSDRPYISNVYNKLHKIGVKYIINHDHSPGTKTTKSQIIKFFRQNIYRNKQSHCDCYIAVSNYVYNKLINIVGLDPKICHVIVNGIYPVTRSKSVRKKIRDELNFTSDDIVVVTTGRACYYKGIDFLIEFAGLTRSKMPNIEFKFIHCGGGPDLDDFRKRIQNNNMHNYFRCLGHCSNVGDILQGADLAIHASPAEACSLAILEYMSAGLPVLAPPVGGNLEQIIDGKTGLFYKYRDIDDLYNKFCVLVSDRQLMEKMGNQASMHVASHFNLSTMNSKFCELIKSVIFS
- a CDS encoding serine acetyltransferase, with the translated sequence MDILVWLLGGFWDLKERIVNGPRGLQRKICMTIYYLYQKKYGFYIGHSARFTGQSCFPHGFKGIFISGGAKIGSNCVIFQNVTIGSNSLPNSKRVGSPTIGNNVYIGAGAALIGNISIGNDCRIGANCTVYKDVEENSIVTSAELIVRKSDMIMNNKFYKWTIDGPAYFKDGKWIMEKDQEIILKLYNKL
- a CDS encoding glycosyltransferase family 2 protein, with the protein product MQDIKSNSNKDELISIVVPVFNEKDVLLEFHKRLSNVLNTIAYRSEILYVNDGSTDCTINVLNNISQEDQRVRLYHLSRNFGKEIALTAGLDNAKGEAIIVIDADLQDPPELIHDMLKEWEEGYQVVYAKRIAREGETILKRSTAFLFYRIIKYFSKITIPQDTGDFRLLSREPLDSLLLLRERNRFMKGLFAWIGFSQKEILYRRDSRFAGKSKWDYVKLWNFAIDGITSFTVAPLKISSYLGLMIAFGAFLYGIFVIAKTLIYGDPVPGYPSLMVVILFLGGIQLICIGIIGEYLGRMFTETKQRPLYIIKRSKKP